GTCACTTATTGCCATTTGCCTCCAAAAGAACAGCTTTTCCGGCTCTATACCACCTATCACTGCCAACTCTCCCCCAGTTGAACACCTCCATTTAGGGGAGAACTATCTTTCAGGAACAATCCATCCCTCACTAGGGAACCTTTCCTCCCTACTTACTCTACGTATCCAATATAACAATTTAGTTGGGAGCATACCGGAGAGCCTAGGTTATATTTCAACACTAGAAATACTGAACTTGAATGTGAACAACTTATCGGGTCCATTTCCACAATCTCTCTTCAACATGTCCTCCCTATCAGATCTCGCTGTGGCAAATAACTCGCTTGTTGGAAAATTGCCCTCCAACACTGGCTACACGCTCCCAAACATTCAGGGATTAATCTGGGCCAGCAAACAAGTTTGCTGGCCcaataccatcttctctccttgCTGCATACCAACTCGATCCAGTGGCTTTACCTAGCAGACAATAGGCTAACTGGGCCTCATGCCATACCTAGGGTCATTGCCAAATTTGGAGGTACTAGATTTGCCATACAATGTTAGAAGCAGGTGACTGGGAATTTGTCTCTTCACTCTCCAATTGCTCCAAACTGACACAATTGATGCTTGATGGCAACCTCAAAGGGAATCTACCAAGTTCCATTGGAAACCTTTCCAGTAATCTCCAGTTACTGTGGCTAAGGAACAAcagaatttctgagcctatacCACCAGAGATAGGTAATCTGAGGAGCCTCAGTATTCTATTCAAACAATTGGAACAACaggaatttatgagcctataccACCAGATTACAATATGTTCACTAGGAAATATACCAACAACAATTGGAAACTTGCACGACTTGGTCATTCTAGCGTTTGCGCAAAATAGACTCTCAGGTCCAATCCTTGAAATTATAGGTAATCTTGTTCAGCTGACTGATATTAAATTGGATGGAAACAACTTGAGTGGAAGAATATCTGCAAGTATAGGAAGTTGCACTCAACTTCAAATACTCAACCTTGCACACAACTCGCTAAATGGGACTATACCAAGTAAAATCTTCAAAATTTCTTTGCTTTCTGAAGAATTTGACTTGTCACATAATTCGTTGACCGGAGGAATACCAGAGGAAGTTGGCAATCTCATTAATCTGAAAAAAACATAGCATCACAAACAACATGTTGTCTGGCTACATCATCACATCCACTATCGGCATGTGTGTGGCTCTTGAGTACCTAGAGATGCCAAACAACTTCTTTGAAGGAAGCATTCCAGAGACCTTAGTGAATTTGAGAAGAATCGAGGAGATTGACATTTCTGAGAACAGATTGTCTGGAAACACCACAGATTTCTTCCAAAACTTGAGTTCTCTGCATCAACTCAATTTATCCTTCAACAGTTTTAGTGGGGCAGTTCCAAGTGGTGGTATTTTTGGCAATGCTAGTGCAATTTCAATTGAAGGAAATGATGAATTGTGTACAAGAGTTCTGACAGGAGGTGTGTCTCTTTGTCCAGCAATGGATAACAGGACAAGGAAAACATAACATATAAAGATATTGAAAAGGCAACAGATATGTTCTCTTCTGCTAACTTAATTGGCACTGGTTCATTTGGAATGGTTTATAAGAGCAAGctgggccctgttcgtttcgctgaaaagtcaggctgaaaagtattgttcgctgatttgttgtgagagaaaaaacattgTACCATGGTTATCAAGATTTTTATATGGGGCACATAGGAGCTTCCTTGCAGAGTGTGATGCCCTCAAAAATGTCCGCCACCAAAATCTTGTTAAAATAATTACTTTATGCTCCTCAGTGGACCCGACTGGAGCAGATTTCAAGGCCATAGTCTTCCCATACATGCCGAATGGGAACCTGGATATGTGGTTACATCCAAGGGTCCATGAACACAGTGACTTTCTTTCAAAGAACCAATATAGCATTGGATGTAGCATGTGCTTTGGATTACCTTCATAACCAATGTGCGCATCCACTAATACACTGCGATTTGAAGCCAAGTAATATCCTTTTGGACCTTGACATGGCTGCATATGTCAGTGACTTTGGCTTAGCAAGGATGTTATATGCTACATCACATGCATTTCAAGATAGTTCAACAAGTTTGGCTTGCCTGAAAGGATCCATTGGATACATCCCTCCAGATGAGATGAGCTTATTTGTAAGTAGTTTATTCTGTTTTTTCTTATAGGATCATAAAAATGTGAATTATCTCTAACTTATTTTGTCTGCAAACAAACATGCAGAGTATGGCATGAGCAAAGAGATATCAACCAAGGGTGACGTCTATAGTTTTGGAGTGCTCCTTTGAATTAGCAATTGCTTTTTTTTACAGTTAATACTTTTTAAATGCAATAAGTTAAAATGAGTTGTATATAAGTTGCTCTTTGCCCAAAAAAAATTCTAGATTTTTATGAagcatattttatttatttaatttttttattaaactAAATGTTTTTTAGAATCAGAACCTAGCCAAACGATTTTACAAAGTGGTTCTGATTCATCATCTAAAACGTTTTTTTGAGAGAATCTAGATCTGAAACGTGTCTACAAGAATCTAGATCCCTACGGAACGGACTCTCGGTATCATCATTGGCCACCACGAGCCGCGTTGGTGCCGTCTGAGAAAGCACAAAGGGGCTGATTGGTAGGCCGAACCGAGCCGTCCCCGCACCATTTAGTTGTCTGGTCTCATTCCAGCGGCGTGTTTGGTTCTTCTCCTCGCACCTTTCGCCTGCTCGGTCTCGTTCCTCTACCCTCCACCATCCGCACGCCTCCGTCTTCTCGATTTCCACTTCCCTCTCGATGCAGGACAACTCGATGCTTGGCGGGAATGTCTCAGGCGAGCACGGGAGATGCCCCCTGTCCGGGCATGTCAGCTAGGGTTACTGCCCCCCATTTCGCTCCTCTCCTTGCTCCATTGCTCTGGTGCGCCTTTCCTCTTGCTCCCCCTCGATCTTGGTTGACCACCGGAGTCAACCTTGACCGGTAGATTCGGGGTGGTCCTCTAGTGCCGCGACGACATACCTCACTTGTGCCTCGCTCCTCTTCCTCTACGCGCGGTGCTTTTGTTGATTTATGTGTCGATTTTGTTTGAGTCGTGCCATGATTCTAGGGTTCTTGTTCTTACATACTCAGATCTATGACCTGCTATTCCTGATCTACTTGTTTGTAGTTGTTTCCCTCTGGTTCCTCGCTCAGATCTGTGGTACGACTAACTTTTTTTTGCTGTACATATGTGGTTTATTCTAGATCCATGCATATGATGATGTCTACTTCAATTTATAAACTGAGCATAGTGCCTATGTCGATGATTTTGGTTTTGTAACCCTATgcgctggaggagcacccttGGGTATGGTAGCCGCGTCTAGTCAAAGATAGTCGGTCTGAATTTTTGCTTGCTCCTCGTGGCTTTCCTGACATTGGGTTCTAATTATTTTCTTTGTAATTAACTGTCTTTGATATTTTGTCAAGCCTATGATGATAACTAAACTGCCATGTGTATTGGATTACAAAAACctgatgaccttgagcttgtgAGGTACTGTAACTCTAGTCTAGTTCTTATTGGTTTTCATGTTTGTTTCTTACCATTATTGCTGTGTGTTGCCTTCTGTGTTGCTTATGCTCCAAGCTCAAGTTCAACCGAGGAAGAACTGTTATCATGAGGCCAATCTGTTAACCATTTATGATGTGTGTTGTCTTCTGTGTTGCCTTCTGTGTTGCCATGCCCAGGTAACTAGTTGTGTGTTCCCTAGCAAAGAAGAGGCAATTCAAGGGTTGTGAAGATGAAAAAGTTCTTGTGAAGCCTGCTGCCACTGTCGTTGCCAAACCATCTTGGCTATTTCTTCTTTGCATGGTTCCGTCATGTTGTTGGTGCTCATCTTTGACATTGTTAAACGTGGGAAGAACTGCATGTGATGATTAACCTATAACCATGTATTCATCAATTTACTTCGACCTTGTGAGGTACTGGGACCAATTTGTTGATGATTAATAGCTGGTTGGACTGTTGTATTATTTTGTAATATCTCTTATGCTCTAAGGTcttagttgatgatgatacaAATTTATCTGAGGCAATGTTTGTGTTCTCATGCTTGTTCTGATGAAAATGGTGGTAACCTCACTAAAGTGATGCATGGGTGCTCACCCCCTTATGCCATGCGCCAAACCAAAACACAACTAGCAGGATCAGCTCATTTCTCAAATTGGTGCAACCTGACAACCAAACAAATTGACTGTCATCCAGTATCACTCCTAGAGTTGCAGCCAAACACACCTAGTTGCATGGTTTCAACCTGCTTCACACCACCCAAGACCGACCCTCCATCCCGAATCCCCTACCCCGGAGCAACCAATCAGCCCCAAAGAGAGGAGGACCAGGAGGGATTGGTGGACGACCGGACAAAAGAAAAGAGTTTGAATATCCATTGGTTTTGTCTAacttttttgttgttgttatGCGTCTCAAGTTTGAATGTCCATTATTAAAATTCTAGATCCGCCCCTGCCCAGGAGTCAAGATATGTTTTGACATTTTTTTAAAACTTGCTTGCTTGCATGAAACTTTTGATTTGTTTGTTGTCGGTTTTGATTCAACAAGCAGTTCAACAATTCGAAAAAAAGCAATTcaacaaaagaaaaggaaatgaaTCATTTCAACGCAAATGGGCTGAAACTCCCTACTATTGGGCCGAGCTCTCTTATATATAATCTATTACCACCTAAAAAGCCAGGTTTTGTCCACAGGCAGGGGCTTCGTGTGCGCGCCCCCCGCAAGCTCCGACTCGAGGCCTACCTGTGCACGTCCGCAAACTCCGAGTGGGATGGTGGCCGGCGCGAGACAATGGCTCGGTCTCTGGCCAATCGGActctatatatacaacactaCAACGATGAAATAACTAATCTAAATTCATTGCTAAATTAAGAAGGCTTTGCCCTATAAAAAATGATCGTATCAATTGTTCCCGTATGAAAATTAATGGTCTTACATAAAAAAGTAATAAGCTATAAAACGGTAGATGTGATCGACCTTTGCAATTTCATATAAATTAAATTTCTCAGCTGACATGaaaaaacatgtttttttttcaaatatacTACACAGGGATGAAATATCTTGTTAATTTTTGAAACACAGTACAACACATACCCTCATACATGTTCGTGCACTCATCTCTTAtgaacacacacatacacatccaGCACCTCCGCGGATGATTTTCTGATCTTGCCATTTAAAACTACGAGATTTAGCTTAAAATTTACCAACTAAATTGGGAGAATAGTATATTTATGTGATTTTAGATATGGGTAATAAATTTTATAAAAGTTGAGTGAATCTCTTCTCTAAATTTAAAAAGACTGTAACATCATTATCTACTtcgtgcaacgcacgggcacataTCTAGTCTATATTATATTATACACCGAAAAAGACTCTAAAGTAATCATCTATCCGGTGATATCAAATCTCGCTCTTGCTCATGTATCCACGTCCGATACGAATCATCCTCTACTCGGAGCACACGTGTCCGCATCCTACTTGGTTCCAATACAACGTCTAATACGAAATTCTCGGAGCTCACGTGTCTGCGTCCGAGTAATAATGAGGTTCAGTAAAAAAAAATACGATCCCAGTGCAACGCACATGTATATGTAGTAAAGAGAAAAAGAAGGAACaccaacaaaaataaaaaaaaggccCACGTTTCCCACCCGCTCCGCTCCTGTAGGATAACGAACTGGTAATTGCACCCTAGGCGCTGCCAACTGTCCAGATTTGTGCTGCTCGTTCCGATCCATGGGTTTCCTCCCTTCCTGGCCTCCGGGGGGTGTCTTCCTCACGACAACATGAGCTTTTGAGCCCCACGTCAAGGATTATGCGGCTGGTGCGTCGGCGTGTAATAACCGTGCGTTATTGGTGGATCTCTGTGACTTGGATCAGCTGGAGGAACTGCGCGCAAAAACGAGAAGAAGTAGGTGGTCAGTACAATTTGGAATTCGCCAAATATACTAATCGTTGTGCGTGCAATTTCGAATACGGTAGCAACAATGGCAAAACTGTAGTTGTTGGCCGTAAGCAGAATTCTGAAGGAGTCTGAACTCACCATCTCCGCTGGCCTTCTCACCTTCTGGAGCATGTGTACCAGTACAACTACCATCGCCTGGGCATGGACATGGAGCGGTCGGAGCCTCAACgggaggaggagctggaggattAGTGGCGGCGTCAGCCGGAGGGTCGTTATTGCttggagcagcagcagctgggGGATTGGCGGTGGGAGAGCTGCAGCTGCTAGCGAACGCCATTCTCTCTATGCAGAGCACCAGGTTGCAGCAAAGCGGTGGCTGCCTCAGGGCCAGTCGAAGGGCCATCGTCTTTCGCTCGAGTCCCAGCAGAGCACCAAGTTGAAGGGCGGTTCCGAGCGTGGCAGCAGTCCCGGCATGGGTATGGGTATTTATGCGTTTAGAGGTCAGAGAGGCGACGAGTCGAAGAACGGCGTGCGTTCAtatatttattttcttcttcagaGAAGGTATGCGTTTATACCACCAGGTGGGCATCTTGCGCTGTCTCAGTCTCAGTCTGAACCCTGAAAAGCCAATAGTTTTTCTTAACGTTAACCCTGAAAAGTCAAAAGTTTTTTTTAACCAAGTTATCGTTGAAGATTCTATTCCTTGCGCGTGCCGCTGTGGTAGGCCATGGTGCGAAAGCCCTACCCGTGTGCTTTCCAACAATGGTGGGGTCCGCGGACAGTGACGAAGCCAGGAAAAAaattaggaggggctgaacaaaagaatagaggttttttttatcttctcttaatctTAGCttctcctacctaatacatgtatgcataaaattttaagggaggacttaggaaaactccacgtgctcaggatgggtgggggggggggggggggctgaagcccccctagccccaccgctggctacgtCCCTATCCGCGGATGTCGCTTCCCTTCGTGAAGGTATCGTTGCAGCACTCCTATGATCGCGCCTCTGTGGTCGTGCCTCTGCTCATCTTCCGTTTCTCTCGCCGGAGTTGTTCCTTGCTGCATTGTGCCCGTGTGTGCTTCAAGCTTCTCTTTGAATGGTCTATCCAGCTgacatgcttggtgttgtcgcaATCGTTTGGTTTTTTTTAGCAGATCCTTTGCCACTACCACTTTTCCTTGATGGATACTTTCTCATCCATGCTGCTCTGGCAGATGCTTTGGCGTCGATGTTGCTTCGGTATCCCCCCCGGTAAGCCCTTGTGAGTGCGGTAGCTCGAAGAGAAGATAGGGGGATGAGCCGTAGAGagattctattttttttttctttgcgtGAGGAAGCGGAAAAGACAAAACCCTCTCTTGGAGAAAGCCAGTCCGGTTGGTAATTCCACTATAACTTGATAACTTTCTAGAAAAAATACCTCCCTATGAAACCCCTGTTGATGGATTCTGGCAAGCAAAAAGAAGACCTAAACCCAGATGCTTTGTTGCAGTGAGCGTGATGGCTCGTCCACTCTCTTACGGATGCTTTGACGCTCCGCATCGTCTCTGGCGGGTGCTTTGCTGCCGTTCTACTGGTTGTTCTTGCTCGGGCGGATGCTTGGCCACCGTTGTCTCGTCTGTTCTcagtggatgctttgccaccgcAGCTACATTTACTTTGTTAGCAGCCTTTGCATTGTTAGCTTTTCTTGCAGGTCCAATCGGTTATGGTTGTAGCGGAGGACCCTCTCCTTAACGCTTCTTTTTCTATTATCTTTTAGGTTCCTAACCACTACCTCCGTGATTGTGTAATCTACGTTATGGAATCTCCCATAGCTGCGTCATGTAAATCGTTCTTTCGGCCTTATCCTCTCTCAATGAAACACACGTCAGTAAACGTGTTCGAAAAAAACCCAAGTTGTGGCAATATCGAGGATAGCAAAATGAATATTTACCAGCACACATCGGTTTCTGTAAAAAGTGATGTGTTATGCAAGTTTTGGCGATATGGATTTCATTCATGATGTTAGTAAGAGCGCGGTTTGCGCAAAGCTTCCCCTACATAATCTAGACTATCTTAGGAtctgtttggatccattagctTATAATGATTAATTAGCTAAGATGTCATAGTTAATATTAGTTACTAGCCTGCTATTAGCTAGTTTGGTCTAACTAGTGAAATAGTTATTAGTTGGTTATTCAGCTAATAATTAGCTAAACTATTAGATAGATCTGTTTGTATCCCGCTAACTATTATTTCCTTCTATTAGCTAGACCTGTTTGTATCCAGCTAACTATTATTTCTTTgcatctaaaccaggccttaatttatttcatttagtaTTCCCCGCGAGAGAGTGTCTTCCCACACAAAAGAGCAAGGGCGCCGCGTACTCAACACGCCTCCGTATAGATGCCGACTCTTCCGTTTTTATCCGAAACTGTTCAGTCCCTTCCTCAACTTTTCAGTCCAGTTTCAGTGCATCTTTCGACCTCATGTGTACAACCTTCCAAGCAAGTTGCAAGACGTCTCCCAGATAACAACTTTCATTGCTACAAGTCGACTCCAAGTCCAAGCCAACAACTTGGTTCAATTGGGCCAAGCAGAAAAGGTAGCAAGTATCTTGAAGCAACGCCCACAAAGCTGAAGTCCAAACGCAAGCATTCATACAGCTTTCAGCTTCCCAGTATATCTTCAAATAGGACTGTGCTTCATCCTGAGTGATTATCTACTCTTGTGCCATTTTATTTTTGAGGAAAATCTTGTGCCATATTAAACATCGTATTTGCATCTCCTACCTGTAACTAACAGCAATGGCCTCTTTGGGAGTCTTGTCACCCAATGTTGCTTGGCTTCTCTGTCTCCTCATTTTCTGTTGCTCCCTGCCACTAGACATCTGTGATGAGAGCGAAGATGATCGACAAGCTCTTCTCTGCTTCAAGCCTCAGCTCTCAGGTCCACCTGGATTTTTAGACTCATGGAGTAACGAATCTATGGAACTCTGCAACTGGCATGGGGTCACATGCAGCGCACAGCCGCCTCCGTATAGATGCCGACTCTTCCGTTTTTATCGGAACTGTTCAGTCCCTTCCTCAACTTTTCAGTCCAGTTTCAGTGCATCTTTCGACCTCATTTGTGCAACCTTCCAAGCAAGTTGCAAGACGTCTCCCAGATAACAACTTTCATTGCTACAAGTCGACTCCAAGTCCAAGCCAACAACTTGGTTCAATTGGACCAAGCAGAAAAGGTAGCAAGTATCTTGAAGCAACGCCCACAAAGCTGAAGTCCAAACGCAAGCATTCATACAGCTTTCAGCTTCCCAGTATATCTTCAAATAGGACTGTGCTTCATCCTGAGTGATTATCTACTCTTGTGCCATTTTATTTTTGAGGAAAATCTTGTGCCATATTAAACATCGTATTTGCATCTCCTACCTGTAACTAACAGCAATGGCCTCTTTGGGAGTCTTGTCACCCAATGTTGCTTGGCTTCTCTGTCCCCTCATTTTCTGTTGCTCCCTGCCACTAGACATCTGTGATGAGAGCGAAGATGATCGACAAGCTCTTCTCTGCTTCAAGTCTCAGCTCTCAGGTCCACCTGGATTTTTAGCCTCATGGAGTAACGAATCTATGGAACTCTGCAACTGGCATGGGGTCACATGCAGCGCACAGCCGCCTCCTCTCCGTGTCATTGCTCTGGACCTTGCTTCAGAAGGCATCACAGGCTCCTTGTCACCTTGTATTGGCAACCTCAGCTCTCTTGCAAAGCTGCAACTGTCAAACAACAGCTTCCATGGTGGCATATCGTCAGAGCTCGGCCTCCTCAGCAGGCTCAGCAACCTGAACCTCAGCATGAACTCTTTAGAAGGTACTATCCCATCTGAGCTCTCTTTGTGtacccaacttcaattcctaggATTGTGGAACAATTCCCTCCATGGTGAGATCCCACCTAGCCTTAGTCAGTGCATGCATCTTCAGGAGATTAACCTCAGCAACAATCAGCTCCAAGGGAGCATTCCCTCTGCTTTTGGAACTCTTCCGGAGCTGCGAATGCTAAATCTTGCTAGCAATAGGCTTAGTGGCAACATACCGCCAGCTTTGGGCACCAGCCTTTCTCTCAGATATGTTGATCTTGGGAGAAATGGACTCGCTGGGGAGATCCCAGAGCTCTTAGCGAGTAGTTCAACAATACAAGTTCTTCGCCTCTTGAGCAACAATCTTAGTGGAGAGCTCCCTAAGGTTCTCTTCAATACCTCATCACTTATTGCCATTTGCCTCCAAAAGAACAGCTTTTCTGGCTCTATACCACCTATCACTGCCAACTCTCCCCCTGTTGAACACCTCCATTTAGGGGAGAACTATCTTTCGGGAACAATCCATCCCTCACTAGGGAACCTTTCCTCCCTACTTACTCTACGCATTCAATATAACAATTTAGTTGGGAGCATACCGGAGAGCCTAGGTTATATTTCAACACTAGAAATACTGAACTTGAATGTGAACAACTTGTCGGGTCCATTTCCACAATCTCTCTTCAACATGTCCTCCCTAACAGATCTTGCTGTGGCAAATAACTCGCTTGTTGGAAGATTGCCCTCCAACATTGGCTACACGCTCCCAAACATTCAGGGATTAATCCTCTCGGCAAACAAGTTTGCTGGCCCAATCCCATCTTCTCTCCTTGTTGCATACCAACTACAGTGGCTTTACCTAGCAGACAATAGGCTAACAGGGCTCATGCCGTACTTTGGGTCATTGCCAAATCTGGAGGTACTAGATGTGTCATACAACATGCTAGAAGCAGGTGACTGGGAATTTGTCTCTTCACTCTCAAATTGCTCCAAACTGACCCAACTGATGCTTGATGGCAACAACCTCCAAGGGAATCTGCCAAGTTCCATTGGAAACCTTTCCAGTAATCTCCAGTTCCTGTGGCTAAGGAACAACAGAATTTCTGGGCCTATACCACAAGAGATAGGTAATCTGAGGAGCCTCAGTATTCTATTCATGGATTACAATATGTTCACTGGAAATATACCACCAACAATTGTAAACTTGCACGACTTGGTCGTTCTAGCATTTGCACAAAATAGACTCTCAGGCCCAATCCCTGAAATTATAGGTAATCTTGTTCAGCTGACTGATATTAAATTGGATGGAAACAACTTGAGTGGAAGAATACCTGCAAGTATAGGAAGTTGCACTCAACTTCAAATACTCAATCTTGCACACAACTCGCTAAATGGGACTATACCAAGTAGAATCTTCAAAATTTCTTCGCTTTCTGAAGAATTTGACTTGTCAAATAATTACTTGACTGGAGGAATACCAGAGGAAGTTGGCAATCTCATTAATCTGGAAAAACTTAGCATCACAAACAACATGTTGTCTGGCTACATTCCATCCGCTATTGGCATGTGTGTGGCTCTTGAGTATCTAGAGATGCGAGACAACTTCTTTGAAGGAAGCATTCCACAGACTTTTGTGAATTTGAGAAGCATCGAGGAGATTGACATTTCTAAGAACAGATTGTCTGGAAACATCCCAGATTTCTTCGAAAACTTGAGTTATCTGCATCAACTCAATTTATCCTTCAACAGTTTTAGTGGAGCAGTTCCAAGTGGTGGTATTTTTGGCAATGCTAGTGCAGTTTCAATTGAAGGAAATGATGAACTGTGTACAAGAGTTCTGACAGGAGGTGTGTCTCTTTGTCCAGCAATGGATAACAGGACAAGGAAACACACGTCACTGGTACAAGTCATAGAGATAGTAATACCAATTGTTGCTGTTGTTATAATCACTTGCTTCTGTCTCGTGGCATTCTTTTGGAGGAAGAAAATTCAAGTAAAGAAATATTTGCAGCACCACAAAGAGCACAAGGAAAACATGACATATAAAGATATTGAAAAGGCAACAGATATGTTCTCTTCTGCTAACTTAATTGGCTCTGGTTCATTTGGAATGGTTTATAAGGGCAAGCTGAAGCTTGAGGAAGATCAAGTGGCTATCAAGATTTTTAACCTCAGCACATATGGGGCACATAGGAGCTTCCTTGCAGAGTGTGAAGCCCTCAGAAATATCCGCCACCGAAATCTTGTTAAAATAATTACTCTATGCTCCTCAGTGGATCCAACTGGAGCAGACTTCAAGGCCATAGTCTACCCATACATGCTGAATGGGAACCTGGATATGTGGTTACATCCGAGGGTCCATGAACACAGTGAAACAAAGACTCTGACTTTCTTTCAAAGAATCAATGTAGCATTGGATGTAGCATGTGCTTTGGATTACCTTCATAACCAATGTGCATATCCACTAATACACTGCGATTTGAAGCCAAGTAATATTCTTTTGGACCTTGACATGGCTGCACATGTCAGCGACTTTGGCTTAGCAAGGATATTATATGCTAGATCAGATGCATTTCAAGATAGTTCAACAAGTTTGGCTTGCATGAAAGGATCCATTGGATACATCCCACCAGGTGAGATGAGCTTATATCTAAGTAGTTTATTCCGTTTGTTCTTTATAGTATCGGCAAAAAGTGAATTATTCTAACTTTACTATGTCTGCAAACATTCATGCAGAGTATGGCATGAGCAGAGAGATATCAACCAAGGGTGACGTTTATAGTTTTGGAGTGCTCCTGCTAGAAATGCTAACAGGGTATCGTCCGACTGACGAGAAATTAAAGGATGGTATAAGCCTGCAAGATTTTGTCGGTCAATCATTTCGAAATAATATCTACGAGATTGTCAATCCCGTCATGGTACAAGACAGCATCAATGCAGCCAAAGTGATGCAGAACTGCATCCTTCCATTGGTTAAAATAGGATTGTCCTGCTCCATGGCATCACCAAAAGAACGACCAGGAATGGATGAAGTTTGTAACAAGATCCTTACCATCAAGCATATATTATCAAAAATGCATTCTTCATCATAGCAATTAGCGTATATCAGTCATAGTGATGGCTGTTAGACTGTAAATGTATATATGCTTGTGTATATGGGCCTGAGCCTTGGTATAGTCGGCCGGTCCTCTATTTGGTTAGAGAGATACGAGGAGATCTCGGTTTGGTCCTATTTCTATAAACCACGAGATCTCCTCTcccctatatatatatgtacataggtCTCTCCAATCAATCAATCTATTATTCCACGCAATCCTTATTGCTTTCATGGTATCACGAGCTTAGTTTTTTTCCCTTCCTTTCCTGTCTGTCGCCTCCCTTGTGTGCGCCCGCCGCCTCCCTGCCATGGCCGGCGCCACCCCCACCACCGCTTCCTCTGCTGCTGCTGTCGTCGATCCCGACGCCACTGCTGCCGAGTCCAAGGAGGAGCGTGCCCGCGTGGCCGCGCAGGCCGACCCCGCCGCTGCCTCTGCCCTCCAATCCACGGAGACGTGCGTCTGCGTGGCCGAGCAGGCCACTGTTGCCGCTGCCCTCCAGTCCACGGAGGTGCGCGCCCGCGCGGCCGAGCAGGCCGCTGCGGCTCGACTCGCCAAGGAGGAGCGCGCCCGAGCGGCTCAGGCCGCTCGCGACGCCGCCGCTGCTCGTGCGGCTGATGCCGAGCGCGAAGCCGCCGTCGCTCAGCAGGAGCGGGACGCGGCTGATGCGCGACTTCAGGCCGCCCTTGACCGCGCGGCTCAGGAGCACGCTG
The nucleotide sequence above comes from Miscanthus floridulus cultivar M001 chromosome 18, ASM1932011v1, whole genome shotgun sequence. Encoded proteins:
- the LOC136521654 gene encoding probable LRR receptor-like serine/threonine-protein kinase At3g47570 yields the protein MASLGVLSPNVAWLLCPLIFCCSLPLDICDESEDDRQALLCFKSQLSGPPGFLASWSNESMELCNWHGVTCSAQPPPLRVIALDLASEGITGSLSPCIGNLSSLAKLQLSNNSFHGGISSELGLLSRLSNLNLSMNSLEGTIPSELSLCTQLQFLGLWNNSLHGEIPPSLSQCMHLQEINLSNNQLQGSIPSAFGTLPELRMLNLASNRLSGNIPPALGTSLSLRYVDLGRNGLAGEIPELLASSSTIQVLRLLSNNLSGELPKVLFNTSSLIAICLQKNSFSGSIPPITANSPPVEHLHLGENYLSGTIHPSLGNLSSLLTLRIQYNNLVGSIPESLGYISTLEILNLNVNNLSGPFPQSLFNMSSLTDLAVANNSLVGRLPSNIGYTLPNIQGLILSANKFAGPIPSSLLVAYQLQWLYLADNRLTGLMPYFGSLPNLEVLDVSYNMLEAGDWEFVSSLSNCSKLTQLMLDGNNLQGNLPSSIGNLSSNLQFLWLRNNRISGPIPQEIGNLRSLSILFMDYNMFTGNIPPTIVNLHDLVVLAFAQNRLSGPIPEIIGNLVQLTDIKLDGNNLSGRIPASIGSCTQLQILNLAHNSLNGTIPSRIFKISSLSEEFDLSNNYLTGGIPEEVGNLINLEKLSITNNMLSGYIPSAIGMCVALEYLEMRDNFFEGSIPQTFVNLRSIEEIDISKNRLSGNIPDFFENLSYLHQLNLSFNSFSGAVPSGGIFGNASAVSIEGNDELCTRVLTGGVSLCPAMDNRTRKHTSLVQVIEIVIPIVAVVIITCFCLVAFFWRKKIQVKKYLQHHKEHKENMTYKDIEKATDMFSSANLIGSGSFGMVYKGKLKLEEDQVAIKIFNLSTYGAHRSFLAECEALRNIRHRNLVKIITLCSSVDPTGADFKAIVYPYMLNGNLDMWLHPRVHEHSETKTLTFFQRINVALDVACALDYLHNQCAYPLIHCDLKPSNILLDLDMAAHVSDFGLARILYARSDAFQDSSTSLACMKGSIGYIPPEYGMSREISTKGDVYSFGVLLLEMLTGYRPTDEKLKDGISLQDFVGQSFRNNIYEIVNPVMVQDSINAAKVMQNCILPLVKIGLSCSMASPKERPGMDEVCNKILTIKHILSKMHSSS
- the LOC136524140 gene encoding uncharacterized protein; its protein translation is MAGATPTTASSAAAVVDPDATAAESKEERARVAAQADPAAASALQSTETCVCVAEQATVAAALQSTEVRARAAEQAAAARLAKEERARAAQAARDAAAARAADAEREAAVAQQERDAADARLQAALDRAAQEHAAAAPPLEDDAAPEDAEDFAFADGGDPHLHAVLLQHEVAALLNLHAQAVAVQNIRLLVPLVLDVASAFYGCWRQSFLLIVGRYSLESHVLSDAAAPNSPD